The DNA window AAGAAGACGTATGAGCAGAAGTGCCGAGATAAAGAAGAAGCTGATCAGAATGTGAATCGAAACACCAACACTAACAACACTAAGCACATGGAGAAGGTACAGTATTAAAATATGTTCTGAAGAAGCATGAAATACTTACGGTCAAATTAAATCAGTGTGTTAAGAACTAGCTGAAATAAcacaaaccatctttgacaaaaatatattaGACATGAatgttgactttttctttttagatgctttggcttcatttttagtgagctgtcatgtcatccatctaaTAATACAGTCCATGATGAGAGCCTatgagcagtgttttctgtttttgttggttGTGATGTGTTGGACTTTGAACTGATGAAGACTTAGTGCTCACGTGTTCTTCATCCTTCAGCTCTACTCAAAAGCGCAGCAAGCAAAGCAGAACTCAGAGGAAGCAggtaagtttaaaaaaaactgcttcatAATGGGCAGGGTGCATTTTGGGATGGGTGGACTGGACTTTATCCAAACTGGCTCACTGCTCGACAGTTTGGCCTCAGTCGCCTTTGGCAGCGAGCGCTCGTACTGGTTGAGGTATCAGTGTAAggacacagacattcatgttcCCTAAAGGATGAATCCTACTTATTTTGGTGATCCCTTaagtttttcctcctctttgtttaGTGCCATCTTCAGGCCCATACATTGATAGTGATGAGTGAGGGTCTCTCTTAGATTCTAACACACAAAACCAGTCTGATTTGGATATTTAATAAGAGTAATAATAATCAGTTTGggtatttatatcatatttataCTAGTaatactgatgtgtgtgtttgattgacagacAGGTTATACCAGCAGAATGTGACCACAATGGGGAAGGTCAGGGACGAATGGCTGAAGGAACATGTGAAGGCCTGTGAGGTAAGACTGTGGAAGATTCAAGTTTATTCAAGTGTTAAACATAACCTGCATCATAGAAGCTGAAACTTTTCCATGACAGatgtttgaaaaacaatctATGGAGCGAATCAACTTTCTGAGAAACACGGTGTGGACTCATCTAAACCAGCTCTCCCAGCTGTGTGTGACCAGTGACGAGGTAAAGCTGCCATTATCAATAAGTACATTGAGCAGTGGATCAAACCAGTATGCATAAGGTGAAAGGGGTCGCTCATCGTCACTAATCCTGAGAGAAatgttatacatttttttatttttaacaaatttAATTTTAGCATCTTTTAGCTCCTTGTTTTTGGtgatatcaaatattaatttctaCGTGAAGAAAGTACAGATAACAAACCCATTGTCCACTTCCTGCCTCGCACCAAACAGACACTTCTAGCAACTGGCTGGTGAAGCATTTAGAAGCTTAAGAGCCACATGTTTCcctcaggagctggtggagaccaaaaaagGAGCTAAAAGTAAATACTGGTTGTCCATTTGTCAGGCTGATACAAAAATGACGGTAAATGAATTCTAATGTTACTAAATGCCAGATGGATGTACACAGGCAACTGGGAtcctaaaaagaaaacaaaatgttgttaTGAGAATGTAGACGACTTTTTAACTGAGCTCTGATCATGTTTTCACTCTCCTTCTTCTTGTGTTATGTGCAAACAGCTGTATGAAGAAGTGAGAAAATCGCTAGAGCAGTGTGACGTCTGGGAAGATATCGAACACTTTGTAAACCTCCGGCGGACCGGTGATAAACCACCAGGTACGAATGCGAGAATAGTCGCTAATGATGCACCAGAGTACACATGAACTCAGCTTTCACACCTGCACTGCAAGCCTGAATtcttctaaacatgaaatgtgtgaatgcaCATGTCCGATTTGGTTGTAACAAGCATTGCACAGAGCCAATAATTGTCCTGAGAATTCACAGCGAGCAAGTGGTTGCAACAAGAGAACATGCATCTCACACGGACAATCTCTGGTCGTGTGCTGCATGCGTAGGAGTTCCTCTCTGGACAAAGTCTGGACATCTTCTGCAGATCATATGAAAAATAGAGAGGGTGACCAGTATCAGTTGTTCTCTCCAACAGCTCCGGTTTCGTATGAGAACTTCTACAGCAGTCAGAAGTCTCCCAGTGGAGCCCCACCCTCTCGACTGCCTCCACCAATCACCAGGTAAACAGCTGAAGGGCTCTAGAAGAGGCTGTTAGTATTCCTCTGTTCTTATTGTGTTCCTTGTTTTGGGAATTTGCAGGAGAGGGCCGTTACCTGAtccaacacacagcagagaaggtatgtttctgttcatttctttaaatgaatattCTGTGTTGCTTGCTATGATAAAGTAGCGGAGGAGGTTTAGTTGGAAAAGGGTGAGATGATGATGCTGCATGTCTGCAAACcacagtgggggtgggggtgggggtaggGTGTCACGACATTCCCACTTTGTTCTCTATAGATGCAAGTAGAGAATCATCCAGGTTAACCTCCTTTCCACTAACATTTAAAACCAGTACATGTAGCATTGCTTTCATCTTTATGAAAAGAATATATATCCTAAGACAATGGAATCCACCACAGTTGCTAAAAAATTTGGAAACTTTTGTATCAGTCTCATTTCGATTGGTGTAACTgatgtgaaaatacatttatgagCGAAGACTAAAACACAGCTTCCGTGAAAAAAAGTAGCAGACTCAGGAATTTGTATCACTTTTGTCAGgtatttgttgacattttcccAGATCCCCCAAAGAATAATTCACAAATCTTCATTCCTGTGTCAGTGTGAATACACAGAAAGGTCATTTCAGTGGAGAGATAGAAGCGTGAGACTTTATCATGAACTGAATTGTTGCTGCACGATTCTGCTTTTCATAATGAAGTGCAGTGCGACTGATCTGTGCTTTGA is part of the Paralichthys olivaceus isolate ysfri-2021 chromosome 18, ASM2471397v2, whole genome shotgun sequence genome and encodes:
- the pstpip2 gene encoding proline-serine-threonine phosphatase-interacting protein 2, which gives rise to MKNLHFKDFFWNSDLTCTGGYDVIIQYLNDGKRTCKEVEDFLKARASIEEKYAKDLLGLSKKVCGHNEMNTLKRSLDVFKLQTEHVSLSHLQLAQSMKEEAKKLEEFREKQKEVRKKTEQQIDALHKQKSSQFKKTMDSKKTYEQKCRDKEEADQNVNRNTNTNNTKHMEKLYSKAQQAKQNSEEADRLYQQNVTTMGKVRDEWLKEHVKACEMFEKQSMERINFLRNTVWTHLNQLSQLCVTSDELYEEVRKSLEQCDVWEDIEHFVNLRRTGDKPPAPVSYENFYSSQKSPSGAPPSRLPPPITRRGPLPDPTHSREDDIIYSTVQDASYSVIQY